One genomic window of Streptomyces sp. WP-1 includes the following:
- a CDS encoding MFS transporter codes for MTTGRPPAALTEPAAPVGRGWTAALSLANGAIWVGWFGPLQILLASQARDLAPGTGMSKETLLAWVTGAGAVVSLLANPFFGALSDRTTARAGRRTPWIAAGAAGGAPALLLLAGAGGPWSMVLGWCLVQLALNAAFAAVTAAVPDRVPRRQRGVVGGWLGAAQILGVVAGTGLATAAGGIGAGYAACAVCAAAGALPYLLLFRDLPLPPGDRPPWSWRGFLAGFWLSPRRYPDLGWAWLTRFLINLSNSLVLLYLLYYLRDRVHYPDPGRGVLVLTAVNGVTLLATVVLGGAWSDRTGRRKPFVVWSGVLMAVATGTLAGWQTWPGAVTAAAVLGIGFGVFTSVDFALMTDVLPHALSRAKDLGLVNVANALPQAAAPALAAPLVAYLGGYRTLYAVSALIGLAGAVLVGRIRGVD; via the coding sequence ATGACCACCGGCCGCCCGCCGGCCGCGCTCACCGAGCCGGCCGCGCCGGTGGGGCGGGGCTGGACGGCGGCCCTCTCGCTGGCCAACGGGGCGATCTGGGTGGGCTGGTTCGGCCCGCTACAGATCCTGCTGGCCTCCCAGGCGAGGGACCTCGCGCCCGGCACCGGGATGTCCAAGGAGACCCTGCTGGCCTGGGTGACCGGGGCGGGCGCGGTGGTGTCCCTGCTCGCGAACCCGTTCTTCGGCGCGCTGTCCGACCGTACGACCGCTCGGGCGGGCCGCCGTACCCCGTGGATCGCGGCCGGGGCGGCGGGCGGGGCGCCGGCCCTGCTGCTGCTCGCGGGCGCGGGCGGGCCGTGGTCGATGGTGCTCGGCTGGTGCCTCGTCCAGCTCGCCCTGAACGCGGCCTTCGCGGCGGTGACGGCGGCGGTTCCGGACCGGGTGCCGAGGCGCCAGCGGGGGGTGGTGGGCGGCTGGTTGGGCGCGGCGCAGATCCTGGGCGTGGTCGCGGGCACGGGGCTCGCGACGGCGGCGGGCGGGATCGGCGCGGGGTACGCGGCCTGCGCGGTGTGCGCGGCGGCGGGCGCCCTGCCGTACCTCCTCCTCTTCCGCGACCTCCCCCTCCCGCCCGGGGACCGGCCCCCGTGGTCCTGGCGTGGGTTCCTCGCGGGCTTCTGGCTGAGCCCGCGCCGGTATCCCGACCTGGGCTGGGCCTGGCTGACCCGTTTCCTGATCAACCTCAGCAACTCGCTGGTGCTGCTGTACCTGCTCTACTACCTGCGCGACCGCGTCCACTACCCCGACCCCGGCCGGGGCGTCCTCGTCCTGACGGCGGTCAACGGTGTGACGCTGCTGGCCACGGTGGTGCTGGGCGGCGCCTGGTCCGACCGCACGGGCCGCCGCAAGCCGTTCGTGGTCTGGTCGGGCGTGCTGATGGCGGTGGCGACCGGGACCCTCGCGGGCTGGCAGACCTGGCCCGGCGCGGTGACGGCGGCCGCCGTCCTGGGCATCGGCTTCGGCGTCTTCACCTCCGTCGACTTCGCCCTGATGACCGACGTCCTCCCCCACGCCCTCTCCCGGGCCAAGGACCTGGGCCTCGTCAACGTGGCCAACGCCCTCCCCCAGGCGGCCGCCCCGGCGCTGGCGGCGCCGCTGGTGGCGTACCTGGGCGGATACCGGACCCTGTATGCGGTGTCGGCGCTGATCGGGCTGGCGGGGGCGGTGCTGGTCGGGCGGATCAGGGGGGTGGACTGA
- a CDS encoding beta-xylosidase, producing MGLITRRSGRWRWASLLGATALVAGAGGALACPAGAAGTDVDFATHCVPPAIAGLPPIDGTTTATVSADDTGPKVGDTVTVTYTVVTAAASNPTDLALPADIMTPTGKVTLGGAQSGDITVAGPKKNPPVPGKAAFPSFSMTGTFTVTKPGKITLAPGDYNIHTSYIMELDTPCTVTNPPAPASETITATAGTPANTRAITLGSATGDPGASVRVGGTGFTPGAAVTLAGRSGTTQTGDTASVTADGQGSFSGSLVVNDTSTTGIVAYEGASWNADTGAGPAAYVVDTPVPPGSQKLTTSVRAGTLAMTQAGDSVALSGVDFGRGGASTGALRTVTVKDFRGGPAGWSLTGRVTDFTGPGGKIGADRLSWTPSCATGAGSPSTCTAGSAGTVGSSGATLAGTPDGTLTGGEFTVDAGLSLAVPAFTPPGAYSGVLTLTLS from the coding sequence ATGGGTCTCATCACCCGAAGATCCGGACGGTGGCGCTGGGCGTCACTGCTCGGTGCGACCGCGCTCGTGGCCGGCGCGGGCGGCGCGCTGGCCTGCCCGGCCGGCGCCGCGGGCACCGACGTGGACTTCGCCACGCACTGCGTCCCGCCCGCCATCGCGGGCCTGCCGCCGATCGACGGCACCACGACCGCCACCGTGTCGGCGGACGACACCGGCCCGAAGGTCGGCGACACCGTCACCGTCACCTACACCGTGGTCACGGCCGCCGCGAGCAACCCCACCGACCTGGCGCTGCCCGCCGACATCATGACCCCGACCGGCAAGGTCACGCTGGGCGGCGCCCAGAGCGGTGACATCACGGTCGCCGGGCCGAAGAAGAACCCCCCGGTGCCGGGGAAGGCCGCCTTCCCGTCCTTCTCCATGACGGGCACGTTCACCGTCACCAAGCCCGGGAAGATCACCCTCGCGCCGGGCGACTACAACATCCACACCAGCTACATCATGGAACTGGACACCCCCTGCACGGTCACGAACCCGCCCGCACCGGCGTCCGAGACCATCACGGCGACGGCGGGTACCCCGGCCAACACCCGCGCGATCACGTTGGGTTCGGCCACCGGCGACCCGGGCGCGAGCGTCAGGGTCGGCGGTACGGGCTTCACCCCGGGCGCCGCCGTCACCCTCGCCGGACGCTCCGGGACCACCCAGACCGGGGACACCGCGAGCGTGACGGCGGACGGGCAGGGCTCCTTCAGCGGCTCCCTCGTCGTGAACGACACCTCGACCACCGGGATCGTCGCGTACGAGGGTGCCTCCTGGAACGCCGACACCGGCGCGGGCCCCGCGGCCTACGTCGTCGACACGCCGGTGCCGCCCGGCAGTCAGAAGCTCACCACGAGCGTCAGGGCGGGCACGCTCGCCATGACCCAGGCCGGGGACTCGGTCGCGCTGTCGGGGGTCGACTTCGGCCGGGGCGGCGCCTCGACCGGCGCGCTCCGGACGGTCACGGTCAAGGACTTCCGCGGCGGTCCGGCGGGCTGGTCGCTGACCGGCAGGGTCACCGACTTCACCGGACCGGGCGGCAAGATCGGCGCGGACCGGCTGAGTTGGACACCGTCGTGTGCGACCGGGGCGGGCAGTCCCAGCACGTGTACGGCGGGTTCGGCGGGCACGGTGGGCTCCTCGGGGGCCACCCTCGCGGGGACGCCGGACGGGACGCTGACCGGCGGCGAGTTCACCGTCGACGCCGGACTCTCCCTGGCCGTACCGGCGTTCACGCCTCCGGGCGCGTACTCCGGCGTGCTCACGCTGACGCTGTCATGA
- the era gene encoding GTPase Era, translating to MSVRTQSSEQPAETVHRAGFACFVGRPNAGKSTLTNALVGQKVAITSNRPQTTRHTVRGIVHRPDAQLILVDTPGLHKPRTLLGERLNDVVRTTWAEVDVIGFCLPADQKLGPGDRFIAKELAGIKKTPKVAVVTKTDLVDSKALAEQLIAIDQLGKELGFEWAEIVPVSAVGDKQVELLADLLVPLLPEGPALYPEGDLTDEPEQVMVAELIREAALEGVRDELPHSIAVVVEEMLPREDRPAERPLLDIHANVYIERPSQKGIIIGPKGKRLKDVGIKSRKQIEALLGTPVFLDLHVKVAKDWQRDPKQLRKLGF from the coding sequence ATGAGCGTTCGCACCCAGTCATCCGAGCAGCCGGCGGAAACCGTCCACCGCGCCGGCTTCGCCTGCTTCGTGGGCCGCCCCAACGCGGGCAAGTCCACCCTCACGAACGCTCTGGTCGGGCAGAAGGTGGCGATCACCTCGAACCGGCCGCAGACCACGCGGCACACGGTGCGGGGCATCGTGCACCGGCCCGACGCCCAGCTGATCCTGGTCGACACCCCCGGGCTGCACAAGCCGCGCACACTGCTGGGCGAGCGGCTGAACGACGTCGTGCGCACGACGTGGGCCGAGGTCGACGTGATCGGGTTCTGTCTGCCGGCCGACCAGAAGCTCGGCCCCGGTGACCGGTTCATCGCGAAGGAACTGGCCGGGATCAAGAAGACGCCCAAGGTCGCCGTCGTCACCAAGACCGACCTCGTGGACTCCAAGGCCCTCGCCGAGCAGCTGATCGCCATCGATCAGCTCGGCAAGGAGCTGGGGTTCGAGTGGGCGGAGATCGTGCCGGTGTCGGCGGTCGGCGACAAGCAGGTGGAGCTGCTGGCCGACCTGCTGGTGCCGCTGCTGCCCGAGGGCCCCGCGCTCTACCCCGAGGGCGACCTCACGGACGAGCCCGAGCAGGTGATGGTGGCCGAGCTGATCCGCGAGGCGGCGCTGGAGGGCGTGCGCGACGAGCTGCCGCACTCCATCGCGGTGGTCGTGGAGGAGATGCTGCCGCGCGAGGACCGGCCGGCGGAGCGTCCGCTGCTCGACATCCACGCGAACGTCTACATCGAGCGCCCCAGCCAGAAGGGGATCATCATCGGCCCCAAGGGCAAGCGCCTCAAGGACGTCGGCATCAAGTCCCGCAAGCAGATCGAAGCGCTCCTGGGCACCCCGGTCTTCCTGGACCTGCACGTCAAGGTGGCCAAGGACTGGCAGCGCGACCCGAAGCAGCTCCGCAAGCTCGGCTTCTGA
- a CDS encoding WxL protein peptidoglycan domain-containing protein has translation MSVRAPAPARAPARSRPWGSRALRAAYVVALGLLLPFFPAVPARAADNGSWSVYPVAAQASARPYFYLSADPGQTLTDKVAVQNRTGGPLTFRLYAADAYNTPRDGGFAVRTVDETMRGVGAWARLARSRITVPGHRTVTVPFTLRVPAGAEPGDHPGAVVALDERTEPGGGRLALGIRRAVGARVYLRVGGPALPALAVSRPSLGRHRSLFLGTGTATVSYTLRNTGNVTLRPSVELTARGLFGRTLLDRRAARVPAELLPGQSVRLTETWRGTPVLDRVAVAVSARARGASATAGTSFYAVPWLPLVVLVFMVVAVVAVVAVVAGWRMRVRFRDVLVTLRNHRFAVRRGLRDQGQ, from the coding sequence ATGAGCGTACGGGCGCCCGCACCCGCCCGTGCCCCGGCCCGCTCCCGGCCGTGGGGGTCCCGGGCCCTGCGCGCGGCTTACGTCGTCGCGCTCGGCCTGCTGCTGCCCTTTTTCCCCGCCGTGCCCGCGCGGGCCGCCGACAACGGCAGCTGGTCCGTGTACCCGGTCGCCGCCCAGGCATCGGCCCGGCCCTACTTCTACCTCTCCGCCGACCCCGGCCAGACCCTCACCGACAAGGTCGCCGTCCAGAACAGGACCGGCGGGCCGCTCACCTTCCGGCTCTACGCGGCCGACGCCTACAACACCCCCCGGGACGGCGGCTTCGCCGTGCGCACGGTGGACGAGACGATGCGCGGGGTGGGCGCGTGGGCGCGGCTCGCCAGGTCCCGGATCACGGTGCCGGGGCATCGGACCGTGACCGTGCCGTTCACGCTGCGGGTGCCGGCCGGCGCGGAGCCCGGGGACCATCCCGGGGCCGTCGTCGCGCTGGACGAGCGGACCGAGCCGGGCGGCGGGAGGCTCGCGCTGGGGATCCGGCGGGCGGTCGGCGCGCGGGTGTATCTGCGGGTCGGCGGTCCGGCGCTGCCCGCGCTGGCGGTCTCCCGGCCGAGCCTCGGCCGCCACCGGTCGCTCTTCCTCGGCACGGGTACGGCGACCGTGTCGTACACCCTGCGGAACACGGGCAACGTCACGCTGCGGCCGAGCGTGGAGCTGACGGCGCGCGGACTGTTCGGCCGCACCCTGCTGGACCGCCGGGCGGCCCGGGTACCGGCGGAGCTGCTGCCGGGGCAGTCGGTACGGCTCACCGAGACCTGGCGCGGCACGCCGGTGCTCGACCGGGTGGCGGTCGCGGTGAGCGCGCGGGCGCGGGGGGCGTCGGCGACGGCGGGGACGTCGTTCTACGCGGTGCCGTGGCTGCCGCTGGTGGTGCTGGTGTTCATGGTGGTGGCGGTGGTGGCGGTGGTGGCGGTGGTGGCCGGGTGGCGGATGAGGGTACGTTTCCGTGACGTATTGGTGACGTTGCGTAACCATCGCTTCGCGGTGCGGCGGGGGCTCCGGGATCAGGGACAATGA
- a CDS encoding GH1 family beta-glucosidase, which yields MATDARDPIPRFPAGFLWGVSTSAHQIEGAADRRGPSVWDVFTAGPGRVKDGSTAAVACDHYHRYPEDVALLAGLGVDAYRFSVSWPRVGSPGGLDFYDRLVDELCAAGVRPVPTLFHWDLPASLDWLERDTASRFADHVSVVAERLNDRVAKWITLNEPAEHTLLGHALGVHAPGRRLLFDALPVAHHQLLAHGLAVRALRAAGAADIGIANSHGPTWPASPDPADAEAADFYDTLLNRLFADPLLLGEYPAGLGELMPSADIAADLKVIAEPLDWYGVNYYAPTLVGAPLGTESEFGGVPIPAELPFSVREIPDRPRTDFGWPVVPEGLTELLCGFRERYGDRLPPVVITENGCSYEGLDDQDRIAYLDAHLRALHAALTAGVDVRGYFVWSLMDNFEWAEGYARRFGLVHVDHETLERVPKASYHWFRDVLRAQR from the coding sequence ATGGCGACTGACGCACGCGATCCGATCCCCCGGTTCCCGGCCGGCTTCCTGTGGGGCGTGTCGACCTCCGCCCATCAGATCGAGGGGGCGGCCGACCGGCGCGGCCCCTCGGTGTGGGACGTGTTCACCGCCGGGCCGGGCCGGGTGAAGGACGGCTCGACGGCGGCGGTGGCCTGCGACCACTACCACCGCTACCCCGAGGACGTGGCGCTCCTGGCCGGTCTCGGTGTGGACGCCTACCGCTTCTCCGTCTCCTGGCCCCGCGTCGGCTCCCCGGGCGGCCTGGACTTCTACGACCGGCTGGTGGACGAGCTGTGCGCGGCGGGGGTACGGCCGGTCCCCACCCTCTTCCACTGGGATCTGCCCGCGTCCCTCGACTGGCTGGAGCGGGACACGGCGTCCCGGTTCGCCGACCATGTGTCCGTGGTCGCCGAACGCCTGAACGACCGGGTCGCCAAGTGGATCACCCTCAACGAGCCCGCCGAGCACACCCTGCTCGGCCATGCCCTCGGCGTCCACGCCCCCGGCCGGCGGCTGCTGTTCGACGCCCTCCCGGTGGCCCATCACCAGCTCCTCGCCCACGGTCTCGCGGTGCGGGCCCTGCGCGCGGCCGGCGCCGCCGACATCGGCATCGCCAACTCCCACGGCCCGACGTGGCCGGCCTCGCCCGACCCGGCGGACGCGGAGGCGGCGGACTTCTACGACACCCTGCTCAACCGCCTCTTCGCGGACCCGCTCCTGCTGGGCGAATACCCGGCCGGACTGGGTGAGTTGATGCCTTCAGCCGACATCGCGGCGGACCTGAAGGTGATCGCGGAACCCCTCGACTGGTACGGCGTCAACTACTACGCCCCGACGCTGGTGGGCGCCCCGCTGGGTACGGAGTCGGAGTTCGGCGGCGTGCCGATACCCGCCGAACTCCCCTTCTCCGTAAGGGAGATACCGGACCGGCCCCGGACCGACTTCGGCTGGCCGGTGGTCCCGGAGGGGCTGACCGAGCTGCTGTGCGGCTTCCGGGAGCGCTACGGCGACCGGCTCCCGCCGGTCGTCATCACCGAGAACGGCTGCTCGTACGAGGGCCTCGACGACCAGGACCGCATCGCCTACCTGGACGCCCATCTGCGCGCCCTGCACGCCGCGTTGACCGCCGGGGTGGATGTGCGCGGCTACTTCGTGTGGTCCCTGATGGACAACTTCGAGTGGGCCGAGGGCTACGCGCGGCGCTTCGGTCTGGTGCATGTGGACCACGAGACGCTGGAGCGGGTGCCGAAGGCGTCGTACCACTGGTTCCGGGATGTGCTGCGGGCGCAGAGATGA